In Ornithinibacter aureus, the genomic stretch GGCGGTCGCTATCTCGAAGCGCTGGCTCAGTTCGGAGACCCGTATCCGGGCGACGGCCCGGTTGCGGCGCCTGAACTCGGGCGCTGAGGTTACCCACAGAAACGGCTCAATCCCTCCGGCTCCTCGAAGCTGCGTGTCCGGCTGGAGCGGCCGGATCGCAATGCCGACGCCGCGGATCGACGTAGTTCACAGGACGATCCATCTGCGGCAAACGCGGACACATCGCGAGCCGGCCTACTCCAAGCCTCTGCGGCATCGGACATGAGGGCCACCGAGGTGTTGTGGAAAACTACGTTGAGTCGTCCAGATCAATGGCGAGAAGGTCAAACGGCGAAAGCGGCACCGCACAGCAGACAGTGAAGTCTGCCAGTCCGCTCCTCCGGCACTTTGATTGGCTCCCACGCATGGCATGGGGAAGTGACGATGACCATGTCGTTGGGCTCCGTTATCGGCATCGGGGGTTCCGGAGTGTGCAGCCGCCCGGTCCTGGTGACTTTGATGTTCGTGCTCTTGACGCCCTTGAACATCTTGTCAACCTCTGCATCCATCGCCTCCATGATCGTCGGCGTGGCTGCCTCCTCCGCGTATTCCAACTGCTCCCTCGTCCACCAGGAGTCCAGTCCGGCAGGCTGCCCGCACAAGGGGCAGTAGTAGGTCTCCGGGGCTGGCTGCTGTTCGGCTTCGGCATTCGCGGGACCGGAGTGCCACTTGAACTTCTGCTCGCAGTGAGGACACTCGCGGCGAATGAAGCCGTCGGCGTCCAGGGGCAGCTCCACGGGTATCGAGAACTCCATATCGCTCACCTCAATCACCGCTCACGAATTCGGTCTGCTCCAGCGGCGTACCGTCGGCGGTCTTTCCACTGATGACCACGTTGAAGTATGTCTTCCGGCTCGATCCCATCGACATCGGCATGCGGTAGAGCGCGGTAACCGACTTGCCCGCAGGGAGCTTGGGTATCGGGAAATCGGAAGCTTCCCGAAAGAGGCCTGACTCCTCGCCCTCGGCCGGATGGACATCTAGGTCGTAGACGTCGCCGGGGCCGTGGTTCGTGATGGTCACAGGAGTGGTCTTGTTGCCGCCGCGGGAGGTGACCCGAGCGGTCAACTGGGGCTGACCGGAGGCCCTCGTTGAGGGCAGTTTCCTTCCCAGTGGCAGCCCACCACCAGGTGCGACTGGAGGGGTGAGGTCCCCCCCTGTATGCCAGTCCGTGCCGTCGGTGTTCACTGCGCAACCGGCCACCCGGAGTCGCGTTGCCAGCTCTTGGCGTCGCTGAGTCGAGTTATCGAGGCGCACGACGTGACGACCGTGAATGTCGCTGAAGCTCTTCACAGTTCCGAGCTCGACGATGATAGTGCGCTGCTCGTCGCGCCCCATGGCCATTCCTGCCTCGAAGAGGACGTTGGGACGCGGCTGCATCTGTGGATCGCATTCGGGATCCCCGGGAAAGGTGAGCGACTCGTGCAGGTGGGCGATGTCATCCGGCGTCTGCAAAACGACCACCGCCTGGGCCGCGCCGAATGCTGCATCTAAGACCTCGCCGATGTACGGCGAACCCTTACCAGTCATCGTGATCGCCTGGGACCACTCAATGGGGTCCAACCCGATGGAGCGTAAGAAGTCGAACATCGCCTTTCGGGCCAACTCGTTCCGTCCGTGGATCACAAAGACCTTGCGGGGGTCCACGACGGCTAGATCATCGTTGGCCATGTAGTGCTCCCTTCTCCATCCTCAGGAAGGTACCCGTCGCCGCCGACATCCCTGCAACGGCTCGCGGCAAAGTCGGACGTCGCACCAAAGGGCGAAGGTTGTGAAGTCGACATCCTCCTAGGAGCGTGGGTCAGTAACACGCCAGTCGGGTTCCGCTGCTGAGGTGGGCGCTTGGGGGAGAATCTGGTGTGCCTGATGATGACGCGCGGGTGTTGTTCGAGTTGTGCGATGAGTCGACCGGTCGGGGCTCGGCGCCGGCGGAGCCGGCGGCGGGAGTGCCGGTGAGCAAGACGTTCCGGGCGTTCGCGCCGGAGCAGGACTTGTTGTTGCCGCCGTCGCTGGATGACTGGCTGCCGTCCGAGCACTTGGCTCGGTTTATCGCCGAGCTGGTTGATGAGCACCTGGACTTGTCCCGGATCCGCGCCTCGTACACCAAGGCCAAGGGCGCCCCACCGTACGACCCACGGTTGATGGTGCGGATCCTGCTGTACGGGTACACCACCGGGGTGCGCTCCTCACGCCAGTTGGAGGCGTCGTGTCAGGACGTGGTCGCGTTCCGGTGGCTCGCGGCCGGGGCGGGTCCGGACTTCCGGTCGATCGCGCGGTTTCGCAAGCGGCACCTGTCCGCATTGGGCCACCTGTTCGTGCAGGCGTTGGCGTTGTGCCAGGCCGCGGGGATGGTCAAGCTGGGCCGGGTCGCGTTGGACGGGACGAAGCTGCGCGCGAACGCCTCGCGGCGCAAGGCCATGAGCTACGCGCGGATGAGCGAGAAGGAGAAGATCCTCGCCGACGAGGTGTCCGAGTTGCTCGCGCAGGCCGAGGCGATCGACCAGAGCGAGGATGCCCGGTTCGGCAAGGACTCACGCGGGGACGAACTGCCGCAGGAGCTGCGGCGCCGCGAGTCGCGGCTGGCCAAGATCCGGGAAGCGAAGCAGGCACTCGAGGACGAGGCTCGGGAGCGCGCCGAGCAGGAGGCCCGAAAGAGGGCCGCCACGCGGGGTGAGGGCGAGGACACTACCGCGCAGCGGGTCGCCGACGCGGTCGCGGCGGCGGTGCCGAAACCGAAGGCGCAGCGCAACTTCACCGACCCGCAGTCGCGGATCATGAAGACCTCCGACGGGTCATTCCACCAGTGCTTCAACGCCCAGGCGGTCGTCGATGACGGCCATCAGGTGATCGTCGCGGCCGAGGTGAGCGACTGCGCCGCGGACGTTGCCAACCTGATGCCGATGACCGAACAAACCACCGTGAACACCGGACATGCGCCGGGTGAGGTGCTCGCCGACGCCGGGTACTGCTCGGCCGACAACCTGGAGCAGGCCGCCACGGTCAGCGCAGCGAGCGGGACCGAGTTCTTCATCGCCACCGGCCGCTCCAAGCACGACGCGCCGCTCCCGGCCGCGCCGCGAGGCCGGATCCGCAAGGACGCGACACCACGTGAACGGATGGCCCGCAAACTCACCACCAAGAAGGGCCGGACCGCCTACGCGCGACGCAAGGTCATCGTGGAACCGGTGTTCGGGCAGATGGCCACCCTGCAGAACGCGAAACACCTCCTGCTCCGCGGGATCGACGGCGCCCGCGGCGAGTGGCTCCTGCTCGCGGCCTGCCACAACCTACGCAAGCTGCACGGTCACATCGGCGTCGCTGGCCTGAACGGGCTCCGGACCGCCTGACCCGGCCCCCCGAGGTCACGAATCCGCCTGTCAGCGGACCTGACTCGCTCCTCAAAGGCCACTCAGGGGTTTCACCGGCGGGGATCACCCGCTCAGCTGCCCGAACCGGCCAAAACCGGCAGATCCCGGTCCGATTGCTCCACGGCACACCATGGTCCCCGTGACGGACCCGCTGGCGTGTTACTGACCCACGCTCCTAGCATGTGGACGTGGCCTATGACGCGTTCGCTGAGAGCGTCCGGTTGATCCAGTCCGAGCACCTGGAGCCCGTGTTTCGGCTGAGCCGGCGGCGTCGGTTTGCTCCAATGGCCGTTGACGTCGCGGACGACGTAGCGGTCACCCTGTTCGCTAGGAGCGTGGGTCAGTAACACGCCAGTCGGGTTCCGCTGCTGAGGTGGGCGCTTGGGGGAGAATCTGGTGTGCCTGATGATGACGCGCGGGTGTTGTTCGAGTTGTGCGATGAGTCGACCGGTCGGGGCTCGGCGCCGGCGGA encodes the following:
- a CDS encoding TIR domain-containing protein produces the protein MANDDLAVVDPRKVFVIHGRNELARKAMFDFLRSIGLDPIEWSQAITMTGKGSPYIGEVLDAAFGAAQAVVVLQTPDDIAHLHESLTFPGDPECDPQMQPRPNVLFEAGMAMGRDEQRTIIVELGTVKSFSDIHGRHVVRLDNSTQRRQELATRLRVAGCAVNTDGTDWHTGGDLTPPVAPGGGLPLGRKLPSTRASGQPQLTARVTSRGGNKTTPVTITNHGPGDVYDLDVHPAEGEESGLFREASDFPIPKLPAGKSVTALYRMPMSMGSSRKTYFNVVISGKTADGTPLEQTEFVSGD
- a CDS encoding IS1182 family transposase, with translation MSKTFRAFAPEQDLLLPPSLDDWLPSEHLARFIAELVDEHLDLSRIRASYTKAKGAPPYDPRLMVRILLYGYTTGVRSSRQLEASCQDVVAFRWLAAGAGPDFRSIARFRKRHLSALGHLFVQALALCQAAGMVKLGRVALDGTKLRANASRRKAMSYARMSEKEKILADEVSELLAQAEAIDQSEDARFGKDSRGDELPQELRRRESRLAKIREAKQALEDEARERAEQEARKRAATRGEGEDTTAQRVADAVAAAVPKPKAQRNFTDPQSRIMKTSDGSFHQCFNAQAVVDDGHQVIVAAEVSDCAADVANLMPMTEQTTVNTGHAPGEVLADAGYCSADNLEQAATVSAASGTEFFIATGRSKHDAPLPAAPRGRIRKDATPRERMARKLTTKKGRTAYARRKVIVEPVFGQMATLQNAKHLLLRGIDGARGEWLLLAACHNLRKLHGHIGVAGLNGLRTA